A genomic window from Lotus japonicus ecotype B-129 chromosome 1, LjGifu_v1.2 includes:
- the LOC130746668 gene encoding uncharacterized protein LOC130746668: MSVAGRPRPGSIRPPQQKVSISFTEDDYGADTGEEDDLIVVEALIANGKIRRILIDTGSSADIMFYDAYKSLGLSVKDLVPYDHDLVGTVKARFLVVECPTAYNAIIGKLSLNVYRAIISTHHLMLKYPWAGRAVSVCGNLTIARGCYNSSCRIAREDRKRKKSGLGKRVENFHLREGACLTKIDPRVDQSRDDQRLRPDGEARSLQIGPRPKQVTKLARDLPQDLSTRLEGLLKGNGRLFALSSADMPGIDPAFCNHKQAVDRKFKPVTQKKRQMSVEKQDVIKEQTNDLLQARIIREVKYTTWLSNVVMVKKSNGKWRMCVDYTNLNKACPKDPFPLPSIDTLVDNSSGYEYLFLMDAYSGYKQIPMYREDSFYN, translated from the exons ATGTCAGTCGCAGGGCGGCCCCGCCCAGGCTCAATTCGCCCACCTCAACAGAAAGTATCCATCAGTTTCACTGAGGACGACTATGGTGCAGACACCGGCGAAGAAGACGACCTGATCGTGGTCGAAGCTCTCATTGCAAACGGTAAGATCAGAAGAATCCTCATCGACACAGGTAGTTCCgctgacattatgttttatgatgcTTATAAGAGCCTGGGCCTGTCTGTGAAGGACCTGGTCCCCTACGACCACGACCTGGTCGG GACAGTGAAGGCCCGCTTCTTGGTGGTGGAATGCCCAACAGCGTACAACGCCATCATCGGTAAACTAAGCCTCAACGTCTACCGAGCCATCATTTCCACCCACCACCTCATGCTGAAGTACCCGTGGGCCGGCAGGGCGGTCTCCGTATGCGGAAACCTAACCATTGCCAGGGGATGTTATAACTCTAGCTGCAGGATAGCCAGAGAAGACCGCAAGAGGAAGAAGTCCGGCCTCGGAAAGCGAGTCGAGAACTTCCATCTCCGAGAAGGAGCCTGCTTGACCAAAATCGACCCAAGAGTGGACCAGTCTAGAGACGATCAACGCCTCAGGCCCGACGGAGAGGCCCGATCCCTCCAGATCGGCCCCAGACCCAAGCAGGTCACGAAATTAGCACGAGACCTCCCACAAGACCTGTCCACTCGACTGGAAGGGCTTCTGAAAGGTAATGGGCGTTTATTCGCGTTGTCGTCTGCAGATATGCCAGGCATCGACCCAGCGTTCTGCAACCACAAGCAAGCAGTCGACAGGAAGTTCAAACCAGTCACCCAGAAGAAGAGACAGATGAGCGTGGAGAAGCAAGACGTGATCAAGGAACAGACTAACGATCTACTTCAGGCCAGGATCATCCGCGAAGTCAAGTACACTACTTGGCTATCGAACGTGGTCATGGTGAAGAAATCTAATGGGAAGTGGAGGATGTGCGTCGACTACACCAACCTGAACAAAGCATGCCCGAAGGACCCTtttccccttcccagcatcgatacCTTGGTAGACAACTCCTCGGGATACGAGTACCTATTCCTCATGGACGCGTACTCCGGGTACAAACAGATCCCTATGTACCGAGAAGACAGCTTTTATAACTGA
- the LOC130712117 gene encoding photosystem I reaction center subunit N, chloroplastic-like: MAAMNSSVLACGYAISGAGCSELNSKLTSMPSLTVSGSKLPVIKARQARVPEPKACDGRRTALALLAATLFSTAVSNSSANAGVIEEYLEKSKANKELNDKKRLATSGANFARAYTVQFGTCKFPENFTGCQDLAKQKKVPFISEDLELECEGKDKYKCGSNVFWKW, from the exons ATGGCTGCCATGAACTCTAGCGTGTTGGCTTGTGGCTATGCCATATCTGGTGCAGGATGTTCTGAGCTCAATTCAAAGCTCACCTCCATGCCCTCTTTGACTGTCTCTGGCTCCAAGTTGCCCGTGATCAAGGCCCGCCAGGCCCGAGTTCCTGAGCCCAAAGCATGTGATGGAAGGAGAACTGCCCTTGCTCTCTTGGCAGCCACCCTTTTCAGCACTGCAGTCTCCAATTCCTCTGCCAATGCTGGTGTCATTGAAGAATACCTTGAGAAGAGCAAGGCCAACAAG GAATTGAATGACAAGAAAAGGTTAGCTACTAGTGGGGCAAACTTTGCTAGAGCATACACAGTTCAATTTGGAACTTGCAAGTTCCCTGAGAACTTCACTGGTTGCCAAGATCTTGCCAAACAAAAG AAAGTGCCATTCATATCTGAGGATTTGGAGCTTGAATGTGAAGGAAAGGACAAGTACAAGTGTGGTTCAAATGTTTTCTGGAAATGGTGA